In Scomber japonicus isolate fScoJap1 chromosome 19, fScoJap1.pri, whole genome shotgun sequence, a single genomic region encodes these proteins:
- the LOC128379862 gene encoding NACHT, LRR and PYD domains-containing protein 3-like, with protein sequence MATHTKVLLECLEDLKSEEFKTFKWHLCQQEILEPFKAISKSRLENADITDTADQMVNNYCANTVEVTKIIFGMMQKNDLVERLSSLPNSETTVSSDVPPPSPPPPSRRVQPTSQTHRVVSPPLLSSRGDRPSFLASRKVLTGQKMATLTKVLLECLEDLKSEEFKTFKWHLCQQEVLEPFKAISKSRLENADITDTADQMVNNYCANTVEVTKIIFGMMQKNDLVERLSSLPNSETTVSSDVPPPSPPPPSRRVQPTSQTHRVVSPPLLSSRGERPSFLASRKVRTSLTPTPRVLLQPPPSRKVRSLSPGSIGIQSSSPGSIGVQSSSPGSIGVQSSSPACRKIVGEQKTLQEILLECLEDLKSEEFKRFKWYLCQRNVLEPFKAIPKGRLENADVTDTVDQIVNNYCINTIEVTRKIFRKISQNELVKRLPYANFKTAEILVEYQIKFKSNLMMRFECLFEGIAKAGESAILNEIYTDVYITAGGTAGVNDEHEVRQIETASRKSDGTERTIRQEDIFKASCVKDKKIRTVMTRGVAGIGKTVLTQKFTLDWAENKENQDIQFTFPFTFRELNVVKDKKFSLVGLVHHFFTEIKEAGIYRLEEFQVVFILDGLDECRLPLDFCNNEILTDITETTSLDVLLTNLIKGKLLPSARLWITTRPAAANLIPPDCVSVVTEVRGFTDPQKEEYFRKRIKDEEQAKTIISHIKTSRSLHIMCHIPVFCLITAKVLEEMLKSKKREALPRTLTQMYIHFLVVQSKLKNVKYDGGDETDQPWSPESKEMIESLGKLAFEQLQKGNLIFYESDLKECGIDIKVASLYSGVFTQVFKEESGLYQDKVFCFVHLSLQEFLAALHVHLTFIKSGVNLLKTSWWPDMLLKDKSTSLYQSAVDTALKSKNGHLDLFLRFLLGLSLQTNQTLLRGLITQTGSSSKTNQETIKYIKERIGENLSAEKSINLFHCLSELNDRSLVNEIQWFLKSGSLSPDKLSPAQWSALAFILLSSEKDLDVFDLKKYSASEDALLRLLPVVKASKKAQLSVCNLSERSCEVLSSVLSSQSSSLKELDLSNNNLQDSGVKHLFVGLESPHCTLETLNLSGCQITEEGCASLASALSSNPSYLRELDLSYNHPGDSAEKLLSAGLEDPDWKLETLRMENGGEHMLKPGLKKYACELTLDTNTAHRKLKLSDNRKATRVKEYQSYPEHPDRFEFCPQLLCADGLTGRCYWEVEWSGEVYVSVAYRGIGRKGDSKDCKFGCNDQSWSLKCSRGHGYFVRHNDRETSSSSSPSSSSSSSSSSSVSNRVAVYVDYPGGTLSFYRVSFDTLIHLHTFNTTFTQPLYPGFAVSPDSSVTLCPLFERESTPV encoded by the exons ATGGCGACACATACAAAGGTCCTCTTGGAGTGTTTGGAGGATTTAAAATCTGAGGAGTTCAAAACATTCAAGTGGCACCTGTGTCAGCAAGAGATCCTGGAACCCTTTAAAGCAATCTCAAAGAGTCGACTGGAGAATGCAGACATAACAGACACAGCGGATCAAATGGTGAACAACTACTGTGCAAACACTGTAGAAGTGACCAAAATCATTTTCGGGATGATGCAAAAGAATGATCTTGTGGAACGTTTGTCATCATTACCCAACTCTGAAACTACAG TCTCCAGTGATGTTCCACCTCCATCTCCACCCCCGCCCTCCAGAAGGGTTCAGCCTACGTCTCAGACCCATAGAGTGGTCTCGCCTCCACTCCTGTCCTCCAGAGGGGATCGGCCTTCGTTTCTGGCCTCCAGGAAG GTCTTAACAGGACAAAAGATGGCGACACTTACAAAGGTCCTCTTGGAGTGTTTGGAGGATTTAAAATCTGAGGAGTTCAAAACATTCAAGTGGCACCTGTGTCAGCAAGAGGTCCTGGAACCCTTTAAAGCAATCTCAAAGAGTCGACTGGAGAATGCAGACATAACAGACACAGCGGATCAAATGGTGAACAACTACTGTGCAAACACTGTAGAAGTGACCAAAATCATTTTCGGGATGATGCAAAAGAATGATCTTGTGGAACGTTTGTCATCATTACCCAACTCTGAAACTACAG TCTCCAGTGATGTTCCACCTCCATCTCCACCCCCGCCCTCCAGAAGGGTTCAGCCTACGTCTCAGACCCATAGAGTGGTCTCGCCTCCACTCCTGTCTTCCAGAGGGGAGAGGCCTTCGTTTCTGGCCTCCAGGAAGGTTCGGACTTCACTTACACCCACCCCTAGGGTTTTGCTTCAACCACCGCCCTCCAGAAAGGTTCGGTCTTTGTCTCCAGGTTCCATAGGGATTCAGTCTTCGTCTCCAGGCTCCATAGGGGTTCAGTCTTCGTCTCCAGGCTCCATAGGGGTTCAGTCTTCGTCTCCTGCCTGCAGAAAG ATCGTAGGAGAGCAAAAGACGCTTCAAGAAATCCTCTTGGAGTGTTTGGAGGATTTAAAATCTGAAGAGTTCAAAAGATTCAAGTGGTACCTGTGTCAGCGGAACGTCCTGGAACCCTTTAAAGCAATTCCAAAGGGTCGACTGGAGAATGCAGATGTAACAGACACAGTGGATCAAATAGTAAACAACTACTGTATAAACACTATTGAAGTGACCAGAAAGATTTTCAGGAAGATCAGTCAGAATGAACTGGTGAAACGTCTGCCATATGCCAACTTCAAAACAGCAG agATTCTTGTTGAGTACCAGATCAAATTCAAGTCTAATCTGATGATGAGGTTcgagtgtctgtttgaggggattgCTAAAGCAGGAGAATCAGCCATTCTGAATGAGATCTACACAGATGTCTACATCACAGCAGGAGGGACTGCAGGGGTCAATGACGAACATGaagtcagacagattgaaacagcatccagaaAATCAGATGGAACAGAAagaacaatcagacaagaagacatctttaaagcctcatgtgtaaaagataaaaaaatcagaacagtgatgacgaggggagtggctggcattgggaaaacagtcttgaCACaaaagttcactctggactgggctgaaaacaaagaaaaccagGACATACAGTTCACATTCCCATTCAccttcagagagctgaatgtggtgaaagacaAAAAGTTCAGCTTGGTGggacttgttcatcacttctttactgaaatcaaagaagcaggaatctacaggcttgaagagttccaggttgtgttcatccttgatggtctggatgagtgtcgactgcCTCTGGACTTCTGCAAcaatgagatcctgactgatatTACAGAGACCACTTCATTGGacgtgctgctgacaaaccttatcaaggggaaactgcttccctctgctcgtcTCTGGATAACcacccgacctgcagcagccaatctcATCCCTCCTGATTGTGTCAGcgtggtgacagaggtcagaggatTCACTGACCCACaaaaggaggagtacttcaggaagagaatcaaagatgaggagcaggccaaaACAATCATTTCGCACATCAAGACATCTCGAAGCCTCCACAttatgtgccacatcccagtcttctgcttgATCACTGCTAAAGTTCTGGAGGAAATgttgaaaagcaaaaaaagagaagcacTGCCCAGAACCCTGACtcagatgtacatccacttcctggtggttcagtccaagcTGAAGAatgtcaagtatgatggaggagatGAGACCGATCAGccctggagtccagagagcaaggagatgattgagtctctgggaaaactggcttttgagcagctgcagaaaggcaacctgatcttctacgAATCAGACCTGaaagagtgtggcatcgatatcaaaGTGGCCTCattgtactcaggagtgttcacacaggtctttaaagaggagagtgggctgtaccaggacaaggtcttctgcttcgtccatctgagccttcaggagtttttggctgctcttcatgtccatctgacattcatcaagtctggagtcaatctgctgaaAACTTCCTGGTGGCCTGACATGTTGCTCAAAGACAAATCAACAAGTCtttaccagagtgctgtggacacggccttaaaaagtaaaaatggacacctggacttgttcctccgcttcctcctgggtctttcactgcagaccaatcagactctcctacgaggcctgataacacagacaggaagtagctcaaagaccaatcaggaaacaaTCAAGTACATCAAGGAGAGGATCGGTGAAaatctgtctgcagagaaaagcatcaatctgttccactgtctgagtgaactgaatgatcgttctcttgTGAATGAGATTCAATGGTTCCTGaaatcaggaagtctctccccagacaaactgtctcctgctcagtggtcagctcttgccttcattttactgtcatcagaaaaagatctggatgtgtttgacctgaagaaatactctgcttcagaagACGCTCTTCTGagactgctgccagtggtcaaagcttcAAAAAAAGCACA GCTGAGTGTCTGTAACCTCTCGGAGAGAAGCTGTGAAgttctgtcctcagttctcagctcccagtcctccagTCTGaaagagctggacctgagtaacaacaacctgcaggattcaggagtgaagcatcTGTTTgttggactggagagtccacactgcacactggaaactctcaA TCTGTCAGGTTGTCAGATCACAGaagaaggctgtgcttctctggcctcagctctgagttcCAACCCCTCctatctgagagagctggatctcagctacaatcatccaggagactcagcaGAGAAGCtactgtctgctggactggaggaccCAGACTGGAAATTGGAGACTCTTAG GATGGAAAATGGTGGAGAGCACATGTTAAAACCTGGACTaaagaagt atgcctgtgaactcaCGCTGgatacaaacacagcacacagaaaactcaaactgtctgacaacagGAAGGCGACACGTGTGAAAGagtatcagtcatatcctgagcatccagacagatttgaatTCTGTCCTCAGCTACTGTGTGCAGatggtctgactggtcgctgttactgggaggtcgagtggagtgGAGAAGTTTATGTATCAGTGGCTTACAGAGGaattggaaggaaaggagacagtaaaGACTGTAAGTTTGGATgtaatgatcagtcctggagtctgaagTGCTCCAGAGGTCATGGTTACTTTGTCCGGCACAATGACAGGGAgacatcttcctcctcctccccctcctcctcctcctcctcctcctcctcctcctctgtctccaacagagtagcagtgtatgtggactatCCTGGTGGTACTCTGTCTTTTTACAGAGTCTCTTTTGATACACTGAttcacctccacaccttcaacaccacattcactcaacctCTGTATCCTGGATTTGCAGTCTCTCCTGATTCTTCAGTGACTCTATGTCCTCTGTTTGAGAGAGAGTCCACTCCTGTGTAG
- the ankra2 gene encoding ankyrin repeat family A protein 2: MDSVTVGASGGTADCPLVSEDMEGICVMPDISAIKTEQSVGASPDDPGTQNVAMGIKFILPNRFDMNVCSRFVKSLNEEDSKNIQDQVNSDLEVASVLFKAECNIQTSPSPGIQVRHVYTPSTTKHFSPIKQSTTLTNKHRGNEVSSTPLLVHSLSIHQLAAQGEMVFLASRIEQETVINLQDEEGFTPLMWAAAHGQIAVVEFLLQNGADPNLLAKGRESALSLACSKGYTDIVKMLIDCGVDVNEYDWNGGAPLLYAVHGNHVRCVEILLESGADPTIESDSGFNAMDMAVAMGHRNVQQVMEAHLLKLLMGIRE, from the exons ATGGACAGCGTTACGGTGGGGGCCTCAGGCGGGACAGCTGACTGTCCCCTGGTCTCTGAAGACATGGAGGGGATCTGTGTAATGCCAGACATAAGTGCCATCAAGACTGAGCAGTCGGTGGGTGCCAGTCCAGATGACCCCGGCACCCAAAATGTGGCCATGGGGATCAAGTTCATCCTGCCGAACCGCTTTGACATGAATGTGTGCTCCAGATTCGTCAAGTCGCTCAACGAGGAGGACAGCAAGAACATCCAGGACCAGGTCAACTCTGATCTGGAGGTGGcttctgttttattcaaag ctgAGTGCAACATCCAGACCTCACCTTCACCGGGTATACAAGTGCGTCATGTTTACACACCGTCCACCACCAAACATTTCTCCCCCATCAAGCAGTCCACCACCCTGACCAACAAACACAGGGGCAATGAAGTTTCTTCCACACCTCTTCTGGTGCATT CTTTGTCCATTCATCAGTTGGCAGCCCAAGGAGAAATGGTGTTTCTGGCTAGCAGGATTGAACAAG AGACTGTGATCAATCTACAAGATGAGGAAGGCTTTACCCCCTTGATGTGGGCAGCTGCACATGGACAAATTGCTGTTGTGGAGTTTCTGCttcaaaat GGTGCTGACCCCAACCTCCTGGCCAAAGGAAGGGAAAGTGCATTGTCTTTGGCCTGCAGCAAGGGATACACTGATATTGTGAAGATGCTCATCGACTGTGGTGTTGACGTGAATGAATATGACTGG AATGGTGGAGCTCCTCTGCTCTACGCTGTCCATGGGAACCACGTACGCTGTGTTGAAATCTTGTTAG AGAGTGGTGCTGATCCTACCATCGAGTCAGATTCTGGATTCAATGCAATGGACATGGCGGTGGCAATGGGCCATCGAAATG